Proteins encoded together in one Stutzerimonas stutzeri window:
- a CDS encoding amino acid ABC transporter ATP-binding protein, whose protein sequence is MPDAPIIEIDGLNKWYGAFHALNDVSLRVAPGERLVICGPSGSGKSTLIRCINSLEPFQRGRLEVAGIALDDTPSTITRVRDHVGMVFQNFHLFPHLSIAENCALAPIHVLGMDKRAARERAVQQLEKLRIADKADCYPAQLSGGQQQRAAIARALCLEPRIMLFDEPTSALDPEMVGEVLDSMVALAESGMTMLVVTHEMGFARQVADRVVFMDAGAIVETAAPEGFFAHPQSERARQFLSKIIH, encoded by the coding sequence ATGCCCGATGCCCCAATTATCGAGATAGACGGCTTGAACAAGTGGTACGGTGCCTTTCATGCCCTGAACGACGTGAGCCTGCGGGTCGCTCCTGGGGAAAGACTAGTGATCTGCGGCCCCAGCGGCTCGGGGAAGTCGACCCTGATCCGCTGCATCAACTCGCTGGAGCCCTTCCAGCGCGGCCGACTCGAAGTGGCGGGCATCGCCCTCGACGACACACCCTCAACCATCACCCGCGTACGTGACCACGTGGGCATGGTGTTCCAGAACTTCCACCTGTTCCCGCACTTGAGTATCGCCGAGAACTGCGCTCTGGCGCCGATTCACGTGCTCGGCATGGACAAGCGTGCAGCGCGCGAGCGAGCCGTGCAACAGCTAGAGAAATTGCGCATCGCCGATAAGGCAGACTGTTATCCGGCGCAGCTTTCGGGCGGCCAGCAACAGCGCGCCGCCATAGCCAGGGCGCTGTGCCTGGAACCCAGAATCATGCTATTCGACGAGCCGACATCTGCACTCGATCCGGAGATGGTCGGCGAAGTGCTCGACTCCATGGTCGCGCTGGCCGAGTCGGGCATGACCATGTTGGTGGTCACCCATGAAATGGGCTTCGCCCGGCAGGTCGCCGACCGCGTGGTATTCATGGATGCTGGCGCGATTGTTGAGACCGCGGCACCAGAAGGCTTCTTCGCCCACCCTCAGAGCGAGCGAGCCCGGCAATTCCTGTCAAAGATCATTCACTGA
- the guaA gene encoding glutamine-hydrolyzing GMP synthase yields the protein MSHPDIHAHRILILDFGSQYTQLIARRVREIGVYCELHPWDMSEDDIRAFAPRGIILAGGPESVHEAGSPRAPQAVFDLGVPLFGICYGMQTMSEQLGGKVQGSDVREFGYARVDLVGKSRLFDGIEDHMDDDGVFGLDVWMSHGDKVTEIPAGFHILASTPSCPIAAMGDDARGYYGVQFHPEVTHTRQGGRILSRFILEICGCEALWTPSNIVEDAIAQVRAQVGDANVLLGLSGGVDSSVVAALLHKAIGDQLTCVFVDNGLLRLHEGDQVMAMFAENMGVKVIRADAEAQFLGNLEGEADPEKKRKIIGRTFIDVFDAEASKLPNIQFLAQGTIYPDVIESAGAKSGKAHVIKSHHNVGGLPEEMNLKLVEPLRELFKDEVRKIGLELGLPYDMVYRHPFPGPGLGVRILGEVKKEYADLLRRADDIFISELRNADWYHKVSQAFVVFQPVKSVGVVGDGRRYAWVVALRAVETIDFMTARWAHLPYELLEKVSNRIINEIEGISRVTYDVSSKPPATIEWE from the coding sequence ATGTCTCATCCTGACATCCACGCTCACCGCATTCTGATTCTCGACTTCGGTTCCCAGTACACCCAGCTGATCGCCCGCCGCGTGCGCGAGATCGGCGTGTACTGCGAGCTGCATCCGTGGGACATGAGCGAGGACGACATCCGTGCCTTCGCGCCACGCGGCATCATCCTCGCAGGCGGCCCTGAGTCCGTTCATGAAGCGGGCAGCCCGCGTGCACCGCAGGCGGTGTTCGATCTGGGCGTGCCGCTGTTCGGCATCTGCTACGGCATGCAGACCATGTCCGAGCAGCTCGGCGGCAAGGTGCAGGGCTCGGACGTGCGCGAGTTCGGCTATGCCCGCGTCGATCTGGTGGGCAAGTCCCGGCTGTTCGACGGCATCGAAGACCACATGGACGACGATGGCGTGTTCGGTCTCGACGTGTGGATGAGCCACGGTGACAAGGTCACCGAGATTCCGGCCGGCTTCCATATCCTGGCCAGCACCCCAAGCTGCCCGATCGCTGCAATGGGCGACGATGCCCGCGGCTATTACGGTGTGCAGTTCCACCCGGAAGTGACCCACACCCGCCAGGGCGGCCGCATCCTGTCGCGCTTCATCCTGGAAATCTGCGGCTGCGAAGCGCTGTGGACCCCGTCGAACATCGTCGAGGACGCCATCGCCCAGGTGCGTGCCCAGGTCGGCGACGCCAACGTGCTGCTCGGCCTGTCCGGCGGTGTGGATTCGTCGGTGGTCGCGGCGCTGCTGCACAAGGCGATCGGCGACCAGCTGACCTGCGTATTCGTCGACAACGGCCTGCTGCGCCTGCACGAGGGTGACCAGGTGATGGCCATGTTCGCCGAGAACATGGGCGTCAAGGTGATCCGTGCCGATGCCGAGGCGCAGTTCCTAGGCAACCTCGAAGGCGAGGCGGACCCGGAGAAGAAGCGCAAGATCATCGGTCGTACCTTCATCGACGTGTTCGATGCCGAGGCCAGCAAACTGCCGAACATCCAGTTCCTTGCCCAGGGCACCATCTACCCCGACGTCATCGAGTCGGCAGGCGCCAAGAGCGGCAAGGCTCATGTGATCAAGTCGCACCACAACGTCGGTGGCCTGCCGGAAGAGATGAACCTCAAGCTGGTCGAGCCGCTGCGTGAGCTGTTCAAGGACGAAGTGCGCAAGATCGGCCTCGAACTCGGCCTGCCCTACGACATGGTCTACCGCCACCCGTTCCCGGGCCCGGGCCTGGGCGTGCGTATCCTCGGCGAGGTGAAGAAGGAATACGCCGACCTGCTGCGTCGCGCCGACGACATCTTCATCAGCGAACTGCGCAACGCCGACTGGTACCACAAGGTCAGCCAGGCCTTCGTAGTGTTCCAGCCGGTGAAGTCGGTCGGCGTGGTCGGCGACGGCCGCCGCTATGCCTGGGTCGTCGCGCTGCGCGCGGTGGAAACCATCGACTTCATGACCGCGCGCTGGGCGCACCTGCCCTACGAGTTGCTGGAAAAGGTGTCCAACCGCATCATCAACGAAATCGAAGGCATTTCCCGCGTCACCTACGATGTGTCGAGCAAGCCGCCGGCCACCATCGAGTGGGAATGA